Proteins encoded by one window of Mastacembelus armatus chromosome 23, fMasArm1.2, whole genome shotgun sequence:
- the LOC113142370 gene encoding aldo-keto reductase family 1 member D1-like, with amino-acid sequence MELTAESHSVSLNDGSSIPLIGLGTYGNPHTTPKGTTYEAVKVAIEAGYRHIDGAMIYFNEHEVGQAIREKIADGTVKREDIFYCGKLWNTFHPPELVRPALEKTLNTMQLDYVDLYIVEMPTAFKPGDTFHPRDENGKYIYHETDLCATWEALEACKDAGMVKSLGVSNFNKRQLELILKKPGLKHKPVSNQVECHPYFTQPKLLEYCRQNEIVIVGYSPLGTSRDPMWVNLKCPPVLEDELLASIGKKYNKTAAQVALRFNVQRRVVVIPKSFNPDRIKDNFQIFDFSLSQAEMKAIEGLNKNIRFVELLMWSDHPEYPFHDDY; translated from the exons ATGGAGTTGACAGCTGAGAGCCACTCAGTCTCTCTGAATGATGGAAGCAGCATACCTTTGATCGGACTGGGAACTTATGGGAATCCACATACG ACCCCTAAAGGCACTACATATGAAGCAGTCAAAGTGGCTATAGAAGCAGGGTACAGACACATTGATGGTGCTATGATTTATTTCAATGAACATGAGGTGGGACAAGCAATAAGGGAAAAAATTGCAGATGGAACTGTGAAGAGAGAGGACATCTTCTACTGTGGAAAG CTGTGGAACACATTCCATCCCCCGGAATTGGTAAGACCTGCATTGGAGAAAACCTTAAACACAATGCAGCTGGATTATGTCGACCTCTATATTGTAGAGATGCCTACAGCCTTCAAG CCAGGAGATACATTTCACCCCCGAGATGAGAATGGGAAGTACATTTATCATGAGACAGACCTCTGTGCTACATGGGAG GCTTTGGAGGCTTGCAAAGACGCCGGGATGGTAAAATCTCTTGGAGTGTCCAACTTCAACAAGAGACAACTGGAGCTGATCCTTAAAAAACCTGGTCTGAAGCACAAACCTGTCTCAAACCAG GTTGAATGCCACCCCTATTTCACTCAGCCAAAGTTGCTTGAATACTGCCGGCAAAATGAGATTGTCATTGTGGGATACAGCCCCCTGGGGACATCTAGAGATCCAATGTG GGTAAACCTAAAATGCCCTCCAGTGTTAGAAGATGAGCTACTGGCATCCATTGGTAAAAAGTATAACAAGACCGCAGCCCAGGTGGCCCTTAGGTTCAACGTGCAGAGACGGGTGGTGGTCATCCCAAAGAGCTTCAACCCTGATCGCATTAAGGACAACTTTCAG ATATTCGACTTCTCACTCTCTCAGGCTGAGATGAAGGCAATTGAGGGGTTGAACAAGAATATTCGTTTTGTGGAGCTCCTTAT GTGGTCTGATCACCCAGAGTATCCGTTTCATGATGACTACTAG